A genomic region of Herbaspirillum sp. DW155 contains the following coding sequences:
- a CDS encoding putative phage abortive infection protein, with the protein MFETTFFNMLNLQSATVGQLRFSPARVHIDGEASLTELSRYLHGSQEERGRSVFGVVLQAMKEKSEGSESRVPIRPKRQRIALERGDTPKKSPPTAARVYQEIQEKHNYVLGHYFRNLYQVLAYIHASAPVEVDRGNELAPSPKRYSNILRAQLSSDELVALYFNCQGTLVDDGTFRGYLIEYEMLEHMPLEYDKERNALLVKAYAFTADILEYAVVSPSGSIRSAFGKNPDVLEFLEVNPGVVTQTQMPGRWDRLKRQEA; encoded by the coding sequence ATGTTCGAAACCACGTTCTTCAACATGTTGAATCTGCAAAGCGCTACGGTTGGGCAGTTGCGATTTTCACCAGCGAGAGTTCATATCGATGGTGAGGCCAGCCTTACCGAGCTATCCCGTTATCTTCACGGCTCGCAAGAGGAAAGAGGTCGCTCAGTTTTCGGAGTTGTTCTCCAGGCGATGAAAGAGAAATCCGAGGGCTCTGAGTCGCGAGTACCAATCCGACCAAAGAGACAGCGCATTGCTTTGGAGCGGGGTGATACTCCTAAGAAATCGCCTCCGACCGCAGCTCGGGTCTACCAGGAAATACAAGAAAAACACAACTATGTGCTTGGCCACTATTTCAGAAACCTGTACCAGGTTCTTGCCTATATCCATGCCAGCGCACCGGTCGAAGTTGACCGAGGAAATGAACTGGCGCCGTCGCCAAAGAGATATTCGAACATCCTTCGTGCTCAGCTATCGTCTGATGAACTGGTAGCTCTTTATTTCAATTGCCAAGGCACGTTGGTTGATGATGGTACCTTCAGGGGATATCTCATTGAATACGAGATGCTTGAACATATGCCACTTGAGTATGACAAAGAGCGCAACGCATTGTTGGTGAAGGCCTACGCCTTTACGGCCGATATTTTGGAATATGCGGTCGTCAGTCCTAGTGGCTCCATTAGGAGTGCGTTTGGAAAAAATCCGGACGTACTTGAATTTCTGGAAGTCAATCCTGGTGTTGTGACACAGACCCAAATGCCTGGGCGATGGGACCGGTTGAAGCGGCAAGAAGCCTAG
- a CDS encoding AAA family ATPase, with product MRIASLAITNFRGIKSAHILFRKHTVLVGANNTGKSTIIEALTLLFGRDKLIRELTEHDFFGSSPAPVDRIKLVATITDFDGNTPEKNTDWFREGRGVPKWLDEKTGNVSPVPTKVFTQLCCQVAVQAYFDSDSLSVEMLRYFHDHDNPIDPFAIDSPVQVQGKLIQQFGFFLVRANRSWDKVLSWGSELFRRTVRAAAAQPAVAILAERDRLRKPDSPIEDDEQIAQLVANVNKQLGKFIERSPALNLRLTNTDSRSVLDAVVAHFSVNEGHSVPAARQGSGLISLQGLMLLLELGRLRAESGEGFVMALEEPEIHIPPSSQQQLVHRVQALSTQTFITTHSPSVAALADPTSVLLLHNEDGILTAEPFLQETLPNTAPAWQRKLFQMMRVEVMTSLMHPHVIVPEGRADYYLLRTILRSVVLGDGWIAEESPTFGLEIGVVPTEDAKVIETYGALSRLHGAVCCLVDGDGATRESRHWRAGRPTLSKCSKPRSSTC from the coding sequence ATGAGAATTGCGTCGCTAGCTATCACCAACTTTCGTGGCATTAAGTCAGCTCATATCCTTTTTCGCAAACACACGGTGCTTGTGGGTGCCAACAATACTGGGAAAAGCACCATCATTGAGGCCCTCACGCTGCTATTTGGCCGAGACAAGCTGATTCGAGAGCTCACCGAACACGATTTCTTCGGGTCTTCGCCAGCGCCAGTTGACCGTATCAAATTGGTCGCTACCATCACCGACTTCGATGGGAACACTCCGGAAAAGAACACCGATTGGTTTCGTGAAGGACGTGGAGTACCGAAATGGCTTGATGAAAAGACTGGGAACGTGTCCCCAGTCCCAACGAAGGTGTTCACGCAACTGTGCTGCCAGGTGGCTGTCCAGGCTTATTTTGACAGTGACTCCTTGTCGGTGGAGATGTTGCGTTACTTTCACGACCATGACAATCCAATCGACCCCTTCGCTATCGACTCACCGGTTCAAGTTCAAGGAAAACTTATTCAGCAGTTTGGTTTTTTCCTGGTTCGAGCGAATCGGAGCTGGGACAAAGTGCTTTCATGGGGAAGCGAATTGTTTCGGCGGACAGTCAGGGCCGCAGCGGCACAACCCGCAGTCGCCATATTGGCTGAACGGGACCGATTGAGAAAGCCTGACAGCCCAATCGAAGATGATGAGCAAATCGCTCAGCTAGTTGCGAATGTAAATAAGCAACTAGGAAAATTCATTGAACGCTCCCCCGCGTTGAATCTGCGTCTAACCAATACCGACAGCCGTTCAGTTCTCGATGCTGTCGTCGCGCACTTCTCCGTAAATGAGGGGCATAGCGTACCTGCCGCGCGCCAGGGAAGTGGCCTGATTTCACTCCAAGGCCTGATGTTGCTATTGGAGCTGGGGCGTCTCAGGGCGGAATCTGGAGAGGGCTTCGTAATGGCGTTGGAAGAGCCAGAGATACATATACCTCCGTCTAGTCAGCAGCAGCTGGTGCATCGAGTTCAGGCTCTCTCAACTCAGACCTTCATAACCACTCATTCGCCATCTGTTGCCGCACTAGCAGACCCGACGTCTGTTCTTCTGTTGCACAATGAAGATGGAATCCTCACTGCGGAGCCGTTTCTTCAAGAGACGCTTCCGAACACTGCACCGGCGTGGCAGCGAAAGCTATTTCAAATGATGCGTGTTGAGGTAATGACTAGCTTGATGCACCCACACGTCATCGTTCCTGAAGGCCGTGCGGACTACTATCTTCTACGAACGATATTGCGCTCTGTTGTTCTAGGTGATGGGTGGATAGCTGAAGAGTCACCTACGTTCGGGCTGGAAATTGGTGTTGTTCCTACTGAGGATGCCAAGGTCATTGAAACATACGGAGCGCTATCCAGATTGCACGGGGCAGTGTGCTGTCTGGTAGACGGTGACGGGGCGACGCGAGAAAGCAGGCACTGGAGAGCGGGGAGGCCAACGCTAAGCAAATGTTCGAAACCACGTTCTTCAACATGTTGA
- a CDS encoding AAA family ATPase, whose translation MFIRAVQIKINSAGSTYGFECKFDSGLNIIKGNNSSGKSTFVNTLLYGLGLEELVGAKGEKTLTSAVRDEFTISGRKHKIDESAVLVEVSNKEGKVVTFRRPLKNEKKSTKLVEVFECSMLREPPAELPKPKALYLHDSGAAKYEEGYLRYLETFLGMELPRVQSSTGDLVHLYPQVVAAALFIEQKRGWTDYIANIPFYKILGAPTRVVQYLLGLDNFALEEKKAITEAEISKIQTSWGYAYHDLQSFAQPLGISVRNIPRLLTSDFQRGDASLWMKINGEEKPLSNVTILKRDEWHALEDKKSEGTTSSSPETVQLLNAETAKLEALTRRYERVSAEARLRNSSLTEFRQLLEQAESDIRKNKTTRKLLQLGAEDDLSIAESRCPTCNSPVSDTLMQEIEGIESMDLQANIDYLEAQISMLRRQIAGLDFSYQESLTTQRQLEVSIVEQREYVVALRNSIVKSDNTLEADIRKQLMLEREINNYIAAENRLSKFLERASGLLERLLEAEKAKKDMPSDLYSASDRTKIRLLEQNFRANAQSFNYASVDVREVTIHPGTLMPALGDLTLREILLKSAHSESSASDFVRLIWAFLIAIYQTSATRQYGGNHPGILLFDEPGQHSMSQDSQKGLVQTFSGTSALQSIVAASFDESPAVFAAVTHGSKFHLIELPEKIIQPLEHDGAL comes from the coding sequence GTGTTTATTCGAGCAGTCCAAATAAAAATCAATAGTGCGGGAAGCACCTACGGCTTTGAATGCAAGTTCGATAGCGGCCTGAACATCATCAAGGGGAATAACTCCTCCGGAAAAAGTACATTCGTAAACACGCTGCTCTATGGCTTGGGCCTTGAGGAGCTTGTCGGCGCCAAGGGCGAGAAGACCTTGACGTCCGCGGTCCGCGATGAATTCACAATCAGCGGGCGTAAGCACAAGATTGACGAATCGGCCGTCCTTGTCGAAGTCTCGAACAAGGAGGGGAAAGTCGTAACGTTCCGGCGCCCGTTGAAGAACGAGAAGAAGTCGACGAAGCTCGTTGAGGTCTTCGAATGCTCCATGCTTCGCGAGCCACCAGCAGAACTTCCGAAGCCGAAGGCGCTTTACCTCCATGATTCGGGTGCGGCGAAGTACGAAGAGGGATATCTCCGTTATCTCGAGACGTTCCTGGGCATGGAATTGCCGCGAGTACAGTCCTCAACTGGGGACCTGGTTCATCTCTATCCTCAAGTGGTCGCCGCTGCACTCTTCATCGAACAGAAGCGTGGCTGGACTGACTACATTGCGAACATTCCGTTCTACAAAATTCTCGGCGCGCCAACTCGCGTCGTTCAGTACCTGCTTGGCCTTGATAACTTTGCTTTAGAAGAGAAGAAGGCAATTACTGAGGCTGAAATCTCGAAGATTCAGACATCTTGGGGCTATGCATATCATGACCTTCAGAGCTTTGCCCAGCCTCTAGGAATCTCCGTCAGAAATATTCCAAGGTTGCTGACGTCAGATTTCCAGCGAGGCGATGCGTCGCTGTGGATGAAAATCAACGGCGAAGAGAAGCCGCTGTCCAACGTCACTATCCTAAAACGAGATGAGTGGCACGCATTGGAAGACAAGAAGTCGGAAGGAACTACGTCTTCGTCGCCGGAGACGGTGCAATTGCTTAATGCAGAGACTGCAAAATTGGAGGCGTTGACTAGGCGATATGAGCGGGTATCGGCCGAGGCAAGGCTGCGTAACTCCAGTCTTACTGAGTTCAGGCAGCTGCTGGAGCAGGCCGAGTCGGACATCCGAAAGAACAAGACGACACGGAAGCTCCTTCAGTTGGGGGCTGAGGACGATTTGAGTATCGCGGAATCCAGGTGCCCGACTTGTAATTCGCCGGTGTCCGATACCTTGATGCAGGAGATTGAAGGCATTGAGTCGATGGACTTGCAGGCAAACATCGATTACCTGGAGGCGCAGATTAGTATGCTGCGCCGGCAGATTGCTGGCCTTGATTTCTCTTACCAGGAAAGCCTCACTACTCAGCGCCAGCTGGAAGTGTCGATTGTCGAACAGCGTGAGTACGTCGTGGCACTCCGGAACTCAATTGTCAAATCCGACAATACGCTTGAGGCCGATATCCGCAAGCAGCTGATGTTGGAACGCGAGATTAACAACTACATCGCGGCCGAGAATCGTCTCTCAAAATTTCTCGAACGCGCTTCGGGCCTACTGGAGCGTTTGCTTGAGGCCGAGAAGGCTAAGAAGGATATGCCTAGCGACCTGTATTCGGCCTCAGATAGAACGAAGATTCGATTACTTGAGCAGAATTTCCGGGCTAACGCACAATCCTTCAACTACGCTAGTGTGGATGTAAGGGAAGTGACTATTCACCCTGGTACGCTGATGCCGGCGTTGGGAGACCTCACGTTGCGGGAGATTCTCCTGAAGAGCGCTCACTCTGAATCGTCCGCGAGTGACTTCGTTCGTCTGATTTGGGCATTTTTGATTGCTATTTATCAGACCTCAGCGACGCGCCAGTACGGAGGTAATCATCCTGGCATCTTGCTGTTCGATGAGCCAGGGCAGCACTCGATGAGTCAGGATAGTCAGAAGGGACTCGTTCAGACTTTCAGCGGTACGTCTGCTCTGCAGAGTATTGTTGCAGCGTCGTTTGATGAGAGCCCAGCAGTTTTCGCCGCAGTAACGCACGGAAGTAAATTTCATCTCATCGAATTGCCAGAGAAAATTATTCAGCCCCTCGAACACGATGGCGCTTTGTGA
- a CDS encoding HNH endonuclease, protein MKEKKYSALGRHLAGLRADFVTISFAEIEEIIGDTLPASAHKHQAWWSNQTTNTHNWAHLWQSAGWRQESVNFDRQEVSFKRQSASLLSTLASLAPKTKETIYDLLNVAGISTQKWHQKANGDVAGAIKANGRYCYNWSFGSLHEKYVLCLWHDDLRIEENDIVTSESMRGLRDFLREDARNPETSESQRIRGLIQAVRADEFDQAVKESYDRRMPISVIIARGDRHDRERQGEGSSHVQFRALDPIPWYVHNYNEDNGEYLLVRGSEPKGLLDSISSDGNDMDTWKQDVLGVIKLRQGQTEFRNKLLAAYRKQCAVTKCRVEGLLEAAHIRPHSEAVNYDVTNGLLLRADIHTLFDLKLLFIDSQLKVRLAPELLASEYKQLEGREIVHPHSPSEMPNRDALQARFKEFPK, encoded by the coding sequence ATGAAAGAGAAGAAATATAGTGCGCTAGGGCGCCATCTGGCCGGGCTACGAGCGGATTTTGTGACGATTTCTTTTGCAGAAATCGAGGAAATTATCGGGGATACACTTCCGGCGAGTGCGCACAAACATCAGGCGTGGTGGTCGAACCAAACGACAAACACCCATAACTGGGCCCATCTCTGGCAATCGGCCGGCTGGCGCCAGGAGTCTGTGAATTTTGACCGGCAAGAGGTGTCCTTCAAACGGCAAAGCGCCAGCCTGCTTTCGACCTTGGCCAGCTTAGCTCCAAAAACGAAGGAAACCATCTATGACCTTCTAAACGTCGCGGGCATATCAACACAAAAATGGCACCAAAAGGCAAACGGCGATGTGGCCGGCGCCATTAAAGCCAACGGACGTTACTGCTACAACTGGTCCTTTGGGTCATTGCATGAAAAGTACGTACTTTGCCTATGGCACGACGACCTCAGAATCGAAGAAAATGACATCGTCACGTCTGAAAGCATGCGAGGACTGCGCGATTTCTTACGCGAGGACGCACGAAACCCCGAGACGAGCGAATCACAGCGAATTCGCGGTCTGATTCAAGCTGTTCGTGCAGACGAATTCGACCAAGCTGTAAAAGAATCCTATGACCGACGGATGCCTATATCGGTCATCATTGCACGTGGGGATAGACATGACAGAGAGCGCCAAGGCGAAGGTAGCTCTCACGTCCAATTTCGCGCACTAGACCCAATCCCCTGGTACGTTCACAACTACAACGAAGATAATGGTGAATATCTTCTAGTGCGAGGCTCAGAGCCTAAAGGCCTCCTGGACTCAATCTCAAGTGACGGAAACGACATGGACACCTGGAAACAGGATGTCCTCGGCGTCATCAAGCTTAGACAGGGCCAGACGGAGTTTCGCAATAAACTCCTGGCGGCCTATCGCAAGCAATGCGCGGTTACAAAATGCCGAGTAGAAGGATTGCTTGAAGCTGCACACATCCGCCCGCACTCTGAAGCGGTTAACTATGATGTCACGAACGGCTTGCTGCTTCGTGCCGATATCCACACACTATTCGACCTAAAGCTGTTGTTTATTGACAGCCAGCTGAAAGTGCGACTGGCCCCAGAACTGCTTGCCTCCGAGTACAAGCAATTGGAGGGGCGGGAAATCGTACATCCGCATAGCCCATCCGAAATGCCCAACCGGGATGCCTTGCAAGCGCGATTCAAAGAATTTCCGAAATGA
- a CDS encoding helix-turn-helix transcriptional regulator translates to MSKKTPSIVFGARLRQARLHADIPQDQLGVRIGLDETTASARISRYETGAHEPPFETAKKIGVALSVPTAFFYCEDDGLAEVVRQWGALKKKDREKVRALLKEISAER, encoded by the coding sequence ATGTCAAAAAAGACCCCATCCATAGTTTTCGGAGCACGTCTGCGCCAGGCACGCCTGCACGCGGATATTCCGCAAGACCAGCTGGGTGTGAGGATTGGTCTGGATGAAACGACCGCGAGTGCACGTATCAGTCGATATGAGACTGGTGCTCACGAGCCGCCGTTTGAGACTGCGAAGAAGATAGGCGTGGCGTTATCCGTGCCGACTGCTTTCTTTTATTGCGAAGACGATGGTTTGGCGGAGGTCGTCCGCCAGTGGGGTGCTCTTAAGAAAAAAGACCGCGAAAAAGTAAGAGCGCTACTCAAAGAGATTTCGGCCGAACGCTGA
- a CDS encoding M20 aminoacylase family protein → MSNNTLVSIMRACRHAIHSHPETAFEEHRTAALIAGKLRDAGIEVHEGIGKTGLVAVIRNGDGPSLGLRADMDALPVTEANEFSHRSQVAGKMHACGHDGHSSMLLGAALHLNANRNWRGTINLIFQPAEESFGGGKVMLEDGLFERFPCDAVFGMHNWPGLPAGTFAINHGPMMAALDTFEIAVLGKGAHAAMPESGIDPLLIASQIVVALNTIISRKVSPNESAVLTVTQIHGGDAWNVIPDRAVIRGTVRCFSEKLQNYIEEQIRKVAQSIACMSGGQAEVGYTNGYPPTINHHHETDVAIKAAQELVGEEKVLFDCVPSMASEDFAFMLKAKQGAYIWLGVDGESPSAKLHNPLYDFNDDVLETGMMYWVTLAEQFCSIS, encoded by the coding sequence ATGTCAAACAATACCCTAGTTAGCATTATGCGTGCATGCAGGCACGCCATTCACTCACATCCCGAAACCGCGTTTGAAGAACATCGAACTGCTGCGCTCATTGCCGGAAAGCTTCGTGATGCCGGTATTGAGGTGCATGAGGGAATCGGTAAGACGGGATTGGTCGCAGTTATACGGAATGGAGATGGTCCCAGTCTCGGTCTACGCGCCGATATGGATGCACTACCGGTAACGGAGGCCAACGAGTTCTCTCATCGTTCTCAAGTGGCTGGGAAGATGCATGCCTGCGGCCATGATGGACATTCATCCATGCTCTTGGGGGCGGCATTACATCTCAATGCGAACCGGAACTGGCGTGGAACCATCAATCTCATCTTCCAACCCGCGGAAGAGTCGTTTGGTGGAGGCAAGGTCATGCTGGAAGACGGACTCTTCGAGAGATTCCCGTGTGATGCGGTCTTTGGTATGCATAACTGGCCCGGTTTACCTGCTGGGACCTTTGCAATCAATCATGGGCCGATGATGGCCGCGTTGGATACATTTGAGATTGCCGTCCTTGGCAAAGGAGCCCATGCCGCGATGCCTGAGTCGGGTATAGACCCCTTGCTGATTGCCAGCCAAATTGTGGTGGCGCTCAATACCATCATCAGTCGGAAGGTCTCTCCTAATGAATCTGCAGTCTTGACGGTGACACAGATTCACGGTGGGGATGCGTGGAACGTCATCCCTGACCGCGCTGTAATTCGCGGTACGGTTCGTTGCTTCTCCGAGAAGCTGCAGAATTACATCGAAGAGCAAATTCGGAAGGTCGCTCAATCGATTGCCTGCATGAGTGGTGGCCAGGCCGAAGTGGGCTACACGAATGGATACCCGCCAACCATCAATCATCACCATGAAACAGATGTCGCTATTAAGGCTGCGCAGGAATTAGTGGGTGAAGAGAAGGTTTTATTTGACTGCGTTCCGTCAATGGCTTCAGAAGATTTCGCTTTCATGCTGAAGGCAAAGCAAGGCGCTTATATCTGGTTAGGCGTTGATGGTGAAAGCCCTAGCGCCAAGTTACATAACCCGCTATATGACTTCAATGATGATGTTCTTGAAACGGGGATGATGTACTGGGTTACTCTTGCAGAGCAATTCTGCTCTATTTCTTAG
- a CDS encoding methyl-accepting chemotaxis protein, whose protein sequence is MKFSLLRSFRSRILLISSVTVIIALSITGIATYFIVNESMTKSLNHDLDEIARGNALAVEKWVEAKVTQVNAAAKDVEHGDPQGLVKHMASAGGFTTTAVGWADKSFFTTDSAVPAGYDPTARPWYKQALEAGKLIVTKPYGDASTGKLFVAFSEPMIRNGAVAGVVQGAVSLSGLKDVVSAIKPTPSSYSFVVSKADQVLAHPDNALVLKSSSAISPELTTDRVSGLANSSDMPTISLDGAPKLLKVKAITGTDWYLVVALDKTEATSALLDVVYATLSLIIVLTIVAAIVSAALSAKSFKRLSATRDAMDAISAGSGDLTQRLNVDGGDEIAQIALSFNKFVEHIQSILIEIRRGADAIKVATGEVDAGNLDLSRRTEIAASSLEETSAALADLTRAVQQSAGAATQVNRLAAQATSLAEKGGLVVGGSVETMLEIAKASTQIADIIGVIDGIAFQTNILALNAAVEAARAGENGRGFAVVASEVRSLAGRSAAAAKEIKSLIEASQATVGRGAERVKDVGAMMDELVAGVSSVTGIIAEISASLNEQSTGITQINTAVSELDEMTQQNAALVEEVSAAASMLEQHSTALSSAVSTFKLENKSKVSGIPLAGN, encoded by the coding sequence ATGAAATTCTCGCTCCTCCGTTCCTTCCGGTCGCGGATTTTGTTGATTTCATCCGTCACGGTCATCATCGCTTTAAGCATTACAGGTATCGCTACCTACTTCATTGTTAATGAAAGCATGACGAAGTCCTTGAATCATGACCTTGACGAAATCGCTCGTGGCAATGCACTCGCGGTAGAAAAGTGGGTTGAAGCAAAAGTTACGCAGGTCAATGCTGCTGCCAAGGACGTCGAGCATGGTGACCCGCAAGGACTGGTAAAACACATGGCATCTGCCGGTGGTTTCACGACGACGGCGGTAGGGTGGGCGGACAAATCGTTCTTTACCACCGATTCTGCTGTTCCTGCCGGCTACGACCCTACGGCCCGTCCTTGGTACAAACAGGCGCTAGAGGCAGGGAAATTGATTGTCACGAAGCCCTACGGTGACGCAAGTACGGGGAAACTGTTCGTGGCATTTTCAGAACCAATGATACGCAATGGTGCCGTTGCGGGAGTCGTTCAAGGTGCGGTCTCGCTTTCAGGCCTGAAGGATGTCGTCTCTGCAATCAAGCCAACGCCATCCAGCTATAGTTTCGTCGTCAGCAAGGCCGACCAGGTATTGGCCCATCCGGATAATGCTCTTGTTCTGAAGAGTTCGTCCGCCATTTCTCCAGAGCTTACGACTGACCGTGTTTCGGGGCTGGCCAACTCTTCCGACATGCCAACCATTTCCTTGGATGGTGCGCCGAAGCTGTTGAAGGTCAAGGCAATTACCGGTACAGATTGGTATCTGGTCGTGGCCTTGGATAAGACTGAAGCGACGTCTGCGTTGTTGGATGTGGTCTATGCGACCCTTTCTCTCATCATCGTGCTGACCATCGTTGCGGCAATCGTCAGCGCCGCGTTGAGCGCCAAGTCATTCAAGCGACTATCAGCAACACGCGATGCGATGGATGCCATCAGCGCAGGCAGTGGTGACCTTACTCAACGTCTAAATGTTGACGGTGGGGACGAAATCGCACAGATTGCGCTGTCATTCAATAAGTTTGTCGAGCATATCCAGTCGATTTTGATTGAGATTCGCCGCGGCGCTGACGCTATCAAGGTCGCTACCGGCGAGGTTGATGCCGGTAACCTGGACCTGTCCCGACGTACCGAAATCGCGGCAAGCAGTCTTGAAGAAACATCTGCTGCCCTCGCGGACCTCACTCGGGCCGTTCAACAATCAGCCGGGGCTGCGACCCAGGTCAACAGATTGGCGGCTCAAGCCACCTCCTTGGCAGAGAAAGGTGGACTGGTTGTTGGCGGTAGTGTCGAAACAATGCTGGAGATTGCCAAGGCCTCCACGCAGATTGCAGACATTATTGGTGTTATCGACGGTATTGCCTTCCAGACGAATATTCTGGCACTGAATGCAGCGGTCGAGGCCGCTCGAGCCGGAGAAAATGGCAGAGGATTTGCCGTTGTCGCAAGCGAGGTGCGTAGTCTTGCCGGGCGAAGTGCCGCAGCCGCCAAAGAAATCAAGTCACTCATCGAGGCATCTCAGGCTACGGTGGGACGTGGGGCTGAGCGTGTGAAGGATGTAGGCGCAATGATGGATGAACTCGTCGCTGGAGTTTCTAGCGTCACGGGAATTATTGCCGAAATCAGCGCGTCACTGAACGAACAAAGCACCGGTATTACACAGATTAATACCGCTGTTTCCGAACTGGATGAAATGACTCAACAGAATGCCGCACTTGTAGAAGAAGTGAGTGCTGCCGCGTCGATGCTTGAGCAACACTCCACTGCGCTGTCGTCGGCCGTGAGTACCTTTAAGCTTGAAAATAAGAGCAAGGTATCGGGAATCCCGCTGGCGGGCAATTAG
- a CDS encoding L-serine ammonia-lyase: MAVSVFDIFKIGIGPSSSHTVGPMRAALMFANHLKEESLLPAIREVKVVLYGSLGATGKGHGTDKGVILGLMGHAPETLNPDLATGLIVAMRESGSLKVLNDHRIRFVEKEHILFYRREAMQEHPNGMKFDAFGAEQELVASKSYLSVGGGFVVTAGAANTQVIHAADRLPYAFKTGDELLKVCADKKMSIAEVMLENEKTWRREWEIRDKLLEIWSVMQACVERGCHSLDPMPGPLKVRRRAPDLYKHLSKHGERGLADPLSVLDWLNLYAMAVNEENACGGRVVTAPTNGAAGIIPAVLHYYERFFPGASDKGIVEFLLTAGAIGILYKLNASISGAEVGCQGEVGVACSMAAAALCAVMGGTVPQVENAAEIGMEHNLGLTCDPVGGMVQIPCIERNAMGASKAVNAARMAMRGDGTHFVSLDSVIKTMKETGADMKTKYKETSRGGLAVNIIEC, encoded by the coding sequence ATGGCTGTGAGCGTTTTCGACATCTTCAAGATTGGTATTGGCCCTTCCAGCTCCCATACGGTCGGACCAATGCGGGCCGCGCTGATGTTTGCTAATCACTTGAAGGAGGAATCGCTTCTCCCAGCCATTCGGGAAGTAAAAGTGGTCTTGTATGGTTCCTTAGGGGCCACAGGGAAAGGACACGGCACGGACAAGGGAGTAATTCTGGGCTTGATGGGCCATGCACCGGAGACCCTTAATCCAGACCTGGCCACCGGCCTTATCGTGGCAATGCGCGAGTCAGGCTCACTGAAGGTGCTGAATGACCACCGGATTCGTTTCGTTGAGAAGGAGCACATCTTGTTCTATCGCCGCGAAGCGATGCAAGAGCACCCCAATGGGATGAAGTTCGACGCGTTTGGCGCAGAACAGGAGCTGGTGGCAAGCAAGTCATATCTCTCTGTCGGTGGTGGCTTCGTCGTCACTGCCGGTGCCGCGAATACTCAGGTGATTCATGCGGCCGACCGTTTGCCGTACGCTTTCAAGACTGGCGATGAGTTGCTCAAAGTCTGTGCTGACAAAAAAATGTCCATTGCCGAAGTCATGCTTGAGAATGAAAAGACCTGGCGGCGGGAATGGGAAATCCGCGACAAGTTACTGGAAATCTGGTCGGTAATGCAGGCTTGTGTCGAGCGGGGATGTCATTCACTGGACCCGATGCCTGGTCCGCTGAAGGTGCGTCGTCGTGCACCTGACCTCTACAAGCACCTGAGCAAACATGGTGAGCGCGGCCTTGCGGACCCGCTGTCCGTGCTCGACTGGCTCAACTTATATGCAATGGCCGTCAATGAAGAAAATGCCTGTGGAGGTCGTGTCGTGACAGCGCCCACCAACGGGGCGGCCGGTATCATTCCTGCGGTGCTGCACTATTACGAGCGGTTCTTCCCGGGCGCTAGCGACAAGGGCATCGTAGAATTTCTCCTCACGGCTGGGGCAATCGGCATCCTTTACAAGCTCAACGCCTCGATTTCTGGTGCGGAAGTCGGCTGCCAGGGTGAGGTCGGGGTCGCTTGCTCAATGGCGGCAGCAGCCCTTTGTGCCGTGATGGGTGGGACCGTTCCGCAAGTCGAGAACGCCGCTGAAATAGGCATGGAACACAATCTCGGACTGACATGCGACCCGGTTGGTGGCATGGTGCAGATTCCGTGCATCGAGCGTAACGCGATGGGTGCCAGCAAGGCGGTCAATGCTGCACGTATGGCGATGCGCGGCGATGGGACACACTTCGTTTCACTGGATTCGGTCATCAAGACCATGAAGGAAACCGGTGCAGACATGAAAACAAAGTACAAAGAAACCTCACGCGGAGGGCTGGCTGTCAACATCATTGAATGTTAA